A genomic stretch from Oscarella lobularis chromosome 11, ooOscLobu1.1, whole genome shotgun sequence includes:
- the LOC136192938 gene encoding nuclear pore complex protein Nup54-like: MMSQGLKLGGPGLNLGGQPQGGTTLGLNLGQTLQGGTGLKLGIGQPQIRQQPTASIGSGGGLNLGLGLGLGQQQQQSTLGGIGRGTLGLGQQQPQGGLSLGSSLGSGLGASGSTLGGGGGLKLGQQGTTGLGLGTSSLGGGSLGLSGGGGSLGLGGGGGWGLGGGGGLGLGGGGLTLGQQQQQQGGLNLGLGQSLGVPTSGLGLGGTTSLGQRGMLGGVGLGLGGGSGLQQPQQQPQQNLSLALMVQALSQPVLFGDDRDKVLAKFNQLQAYWGFGKGIANSQQTVDFASDNPFCRFKAIAYNRLFESKDEDGIIGIRFRQREGDLKEKKTQIEQTFHRILGGKQELSVHVESIRGLPNDHTEVVLYVAEQSFGGGSRRIPASKVYTFLQSTSSKSQLQQNGAEEIYLKTGMTSTQVKAYLGNPPSSVDDFAWDRAKEENPDPTRLVPVPLVGLSEVRERMKQQEQETSQHQSRLKILQTTIREAQQQHAVTMSKLAQLKRKHVELARRIVSVMVHQEIVRKQGFAIQPEEEQLRIQFDSLQSELNAPLQFKGRLSELMSQIRLQSQARLTQNDGEFHLDPAHLENIQQHLKEQQRGLKHLKEIIEEDFEDLRIIEEGLA, encoded by the exons ATGATGTCCCAAGGATTAAAACTTGGAG gACCTGGTCTGAATCTCGGCGGCCAGCCGCAAGGAGGAACAACGCTAGGACTGAACTTAGGACAGACGCTGCAAGGAGGAACGGGTCTTAAGCTCGGAATAGGACAGCCTCAAATTCGTCAACAGCCCACTGCCAGCATAGGCAGCGGTGGCGGTTTAAATCTCGGCCTCGGTCTCGGTCTCGgccagcaacaacagcagtCGACCTTAGGAGGCATCGGGAGAGGAACGTTAGGCTTGGGTCAACAACAGCCACAAGGAGGCTTGTCGTTGGGCAGCAGCTTAGGCAGTGGCTTAGGAGCGAGCGGATCGACTTtaggcggcggtggagggTTGAAACTGGGTCAACAGGGCACGACTGGCTTGGGCTTGGGTACCTCAAGTTTGGGCGGTGGAAGTTTGGGTttgagcggcggcggtggaagcTTGGGtttgggcggcggcggaggctgGGGtttgggcggcggcggaggcttGGGTTTGGGCGGCGGGGGATTGACGCTGGgccagcaacagcagcagcagggAGGTCTGAACTTGGGACTAGGTCAAAGTCTCGGTGTTCCAACTAGTGGACTTGGACTAGGGGGAACTACCTCTCTAGGGCAGAGAGGCATGCTGGGAGGCGTTGGGCTGGGGCTCGGTGGCGGTAGCGGTCTTCAACAGCCACAGCAACAGCCACAGCAAAATCTTAGTCTTGCATTGATGGTCCAAGCCTTGTCCCAGCCGGTCTtgttcggcgacgatcgcgatAAAGTGTTGGCCAAGTTTAATCAGTTGCAAGCGTATTGGGGCTTCGGAAAGGGAATCGCCAACTCGCAGCAAACGGTGGACTTCGCTTCGGACAATCCCTTCTGTCGTTTCAAAGCGATCGCTTATAATCGCCTATTCGaatcgaaagacgaagacgggATCATCGGGATCCGATTTCGACAACGCGAAGGCGacttgaaggagaagaaaactcAAATCGAGCAGACGTTTCATCGTATCCTAGGCGGCAAACAGGAGTTGAGCGTTCACGTGGAAAGCATTCGAGGCCTACCGAACGATCACACGGAAGTCGTTCTCTACGTCGCCGAGCAATCgttcggcggcggaagcCGTCGAATTCCGGCGAGCAAAGTCTACACGTTTCTCCAGTCGACTTCGAGCAAATCGCAACTGCAGCAAAACGGAGCTGAGGAGATTTATCTGAAAACGGgcatgacgtcgacgcaagTGAAAGCGTATCTCGGCAATCcgccgtcgagcgtcgacgatttcgcgtgGGATCGCGCGAAGGAGGAGAATCCCGATCCGACGCGTCTCGTTCCCGTTCCGCTCGTCGGCCTGTCCGAAGTGCGCGAGCGCATGAAGCAGCAGGAGCAGGAGACGAGTCAGCATCAGTCGCGATTGAAAATTCttcagacgacgattcgcgaGGCGCAGCAACAGCACGCGGTCACCATGTCCAAGTTGGCCCAGTTGAAAAGGAAGCACGTCGAATTGGCGCGACGAATCGTGAGCGTCATGGTCCATCAGGAGATCGTTCGCAAGCAGGGCTTCGCCATTCAACCGGAGGAAGAACAGCTTCGAATTCAATTCGACAGTCTCCAGTCCGAGTTGAATGCTCCGCTTCAGTTCAAGGGACGCCTGAGCGAGCTCATGTCGCAAATTCGGCTACAGAGTCAAGCGCGATTGACGcagaacgacggcgagttTCATCTCGATCCTGCCCACTTGGAGAATATTCAGCAGCATCTCAAGGAACAGCAACGCGGTCTAAAACATCTCAAAGAGATCATAGAGGAGGATTTCGAAGATTTGCGCATTATTGAAGAAGGACTTGCCTGA